GGCGTCGGGCAGGATTTCCATCAGGGCTCCGGCCATCAGGGCTCCGGCGCAGAAGGCGAACAAGACCCCCTGGTAGGATCGGAAACGCAGGGCAAGCAGCCCGCCGCCCAGGGTGATGACACACGTGGCACCGGCAATCCAGAAGGCAATCATAAGCGGGGCCAGGGTACACTACTGCGACCGAGTTGTAAGTGGGGGGGAGGCAGGCGTCATTCCGAGTTTTGTCAGGGTGGCGTAAACAGCCCTTCTCTGCCCTCTTTGATCAGCCAGGGCAGCATGCCTAAGGCGGCGACCGGATCGGCCCACCACCAGTCCAGCGCCGCATTGGCACCCAAACCGAGCAGTAGCGTCAGCGACAGGTATGAGCAGGCCAGGGTTTCTTTTGCCTCGGCACGCAGAGCCCGACTGCCGACAACCGCCGCCGCCCGCAGCTTGCCAAACGACACCAGCGGCATAATCGTCAGCGACAGGCAGGCCAGGATGATACCGATGGGGCTTGCGTCAGGAGCTGCCTGGCGCCACAACATCCAGCTGGCTTGGCCGAGCACATACACGGCCAGAGCGATAAACGAGGCTCCCACAAACTGGTGTACCCGGCGGTCTGCGCGGGCAACGCGTTCTGCGGTGACGCCCTGCATCTCAAGCCTCAAGCGCCACAACAAGATCCCGCCAGCGCTAATCTCAATCAGGCTGTTCAGACCAAACTCGATCAGCGCGATGCTTGCCGCCCGGCTGCCGGCCCACAGCGCAATCACCGCTTCGGCGATGTTATACAGCATGGTCGCAATGACCAAGCCGAGGCCAATCCGCAGCCAGCGGTGGGGGGGCGCGCGATGGGGCATCATACCCCGTCCTTGCCGCTCGACCTGCTCATCCCGTCTAGCGAGCCCTGAGCCAGCGAAACAGCCACGCACCCACCACAAGCCCGGACAGACACGCCGCCGCCATCTGCCCGGGCGGGTAGTCGTAGTGGTTGGCCAGAACAAAGGCCAGCACGCCTGTGAGCAGCGACACGGCCGGGGCGACTACGAACAGATGCCGGGTTTCCCGGCACACATTTTTGGCCACCAGGGCGGGCAGGACCAGGCTGGCAAAGCTGAACACCACGCCGGAGACATGAATGGAGAACCCGACAATCAGCCCCAGCCAGACCGCAAGCAGACGATTCCACACGTCTACCCGTAAGCCGACTGCCCGGGCCATGGCAGGATCGAGAATCAGCAGCAGGGCCTGACGGGCATACACAAACAGCAGCGTGGCGGTGACCAGGAACATGGCGGCAAAAATCCAGACATCGGTTTGCCTGGCGCCGATGATGGTGCTGGCCGACAGGCGGTTGATTTCTTCGGTGCCAATCGGGCTATGGGCCATCAGCAGGATGGACAGGCTGAGCGAGACGAGGAAGACCCAGCCGGTGATGGCTTCGTGGGTTTCCCGGCCGCTGCCCCGGCTGCCGGTAGTCGTCAGCAGTGCTGCCAGCACGGCAAACACGCCGCCCATTGTCGAGTGGAACAAGTCGGAGTGCCACCAGCTGTGAGGGTCCTGGCTGACAGCGCTGCCCAGCCACAGACCAACGGCGATGCCCAGCATGGACGCCTGGGAGACGGCCGCGCCGATAAAGATCTGATCGCGGGCAACAACCAGGACGCCGAGCAGGGACAGCAGGAGACCGATGAACCACCCGGACAGATACGCGTGTTGAAACAGCGACCACGAATCGAAAAAGTTTTCGATCATTCCGGATTTCCATCCGTGGACGGGGGTGCTGAGCCCGTCTCCGAGCGGCCCGGCAAAGCCTGAGAGCGTTTCGGGAAATCGTCCTGTTCCAAAAGACGCGCCGCCGTGCCCGTCAGCCCGGACATCTAAGTGTAGACCCGGTCGAGGAGCCAGCGGTCCAACGCAGCGCCAGGCGCCGTCAGCCCGGATACCTGGCCGAATACCCGTTCGAGATTCTGATCGGTGAGCACCTGGTCGCGCGGACCGGACACCAGCGTGCCACCGGTGAGCAGCCCAATATGGGTCGCACAGCGGGACGCAATATTCATTTTATGGGTAACGAACAGGATGGTGTTGCGCTCCTCGGCGTGCAGGGCGGCCAGAGTCTGGACGAAAGTGTCTTCCATGGCCAGGTCAAGATTCGCCGTCGGCTCATCCAGAATCAGAATCGTCGGGCGACGGACCAGGGCTCGCGCGACCAGGACGCGCCGCCGCTGCCCGCCGGACAGCGACCAGTAGTCCTCGTCCGCCAGATCTGCCAGACCCATCTTGTCCAAGGCCCAGGCCAGGCGCTCGTCTTGTTGGTGTCGAGTCGGGCGGATACCGACCAGTCCCAGCAGGATAAATTCGCGGGCCGTCATCGGCAGGCTGGGGTTGACCTCGCAGTCTTGGGGGACAAAGCCGATCCGCTCGCGACAACCCAGCTCTGGATGAAACTGAAGCCGTCCGGCCTGGGCCTGAAGCAGGCCCAGCAGGCCGCGCAGCAGCGTGGTTTTTCCGGCTCCGTTCTTGCCCAGGAAACACCAGAACTCCCCCGCTCGGACGGTCAGATTGACGCCGGCGAAGACGGTCTTCGGGCCGTAGCCGAGGGACAAGTCGTGTGTGTGGAGAACAACCTCAGGGCTTTCCATACCTACGCTATACCCTGGTGTTCCGGGTGCTGGCAATCCAGACAGCTGCGGCACAAGTGCCAGTTCAGCGCATGGCTGGCGGCCAGGATCACAGCTCCGGCAACCACCAACAGACTCTCCGAGCGGTCGCCGGCAAACAGCCTGCCGCTGGCAATCAGTGCCGCGGCTACGGCCAAGAGCACCAACACCCGGCCGCTCTTATGCTGCCGGAATCCCCAGCACAGGCTGCCGACTGCCAGGACCAGGGCAGAGCTGAGCAGGACCATTTCCGTCATGTCGTCAGCCAGAAAGCTCAATCCAAATACCGGCAGTGCTGTCAGCAGAAGCGGGGCGGCCAGGCAATGGAGGGCACACGCCAGAGACAGTCCGACCCCAATCTGGTCAATCCACAGATGAGAGCGGTTGACATCGGCCATGACAAGGTCTGAGGTGGACGTGCGGCTCATGTCGTCCCCCCCAAGGCTGCGGACAGCTGGGTGACGTTATAGTCGATCATATCGAGATACTGCTCCGTGCCGGGTCGGGCAGCCCCCTTATCGGCCATGTTAACGACGGCTGCTCCGGTGTTGCTGGCGACAAACTCGGCATAGCGGGGATCGTAATACACGGTCGCCAGCACGACTCTGATCTCCCTCGCCCGCATCAGCTCGATAACGCGTTGCAGGTGACTGGTGGTCGGTGGAATACCAGGCCGGGGTTCGAGAAACTGGACCAGATTCAGCCCGAAGAACTGGGTAAAATAGGGCCATGAATTGTGATCTGCGACGACGTTTGCCCCGAAGTAGGGCTGCATCAGCCCTAACCAGCCCCCGAGCAGGGACGCCTGGTTTTGGCTGTTGAGGAACTGGGTCAACCGCCCGCGTTCGGCCAGGATGGCCAACTTCTCAAAGTCGTAGGTGTTGAACAGCGCTTCTCCGACCAGGGCGATGCCGAGACGACGCCGAAAATCCTGGTAGCGCTGGGCAAAATCTTGACTGCTGCCGGGACGGATAGCCGACAGCCGGTCGCGGAGCAGACCGGCGACTCGCAGACCGTTCATCGGGCTCAGCAAATAATGGGGATTGCCGAGGGGGTGGATGTCGCCCATAGAGCGATCAACCGTCACGGTCGGAACCTCGAGCGGGGCGACCGCAACCGAGGTGTCGATATATCCCTGTCCTCCGGTCTGCACGCGGGCGTTACGCGAATTGAGCAGCAGGGGCGGCGCCCAGCCGACTTCCAGGTCAAAGCCCGTCTGGACATAGGCGTCGCACTGGCTCAAGGCTTTGATGAAGCTCGGCTTGGGGACAACAAAGTGGGCGTCTTCCGTGCCTTTGGCAAACACGGTGACTTCCACCTGATCGCCACCGATTTCTTGGACCAGGCTCCCCAGCTCGGGCACGGTTGCGCACACCTTGAGCGCCTGGCCGTGGGCGAGTGTCGTGAAAAAGAGGCTCAAGGCCGAGCTCAAAACAATGAATCCGTATTTCATATGTGTCAGCATAAGAAGTTCCTTCTCTGTCTCAGCTCACTGAGCAAGGTCCAGCGCCTAGAAATTATGCGCCGGATGCGCCCCGTACAGCCACTCGAAACCGAGCCACACGCTGTGGGCGCTGCCGTCGAGATGCGAGGCGTCATCGAAGTTGTACTGCAAGCGGATGCGTGAGAATTCTGACGGTCGCCAGGCCAGGAGGGGCGAGAAGCGGTGACGGTTGTCCCGAAACGGATCGTTCCGTCGGCCGCCAAAGCTGCGTCCGCTGCCGCCCGCATACTCATAGCGTAGCCCGGCTGCCCAGCCCCACTTGAAACCGTATAGCAGCTGGGTGTACAAGCCCCAGTCTTTCAAGGTCCGGCTGTAGAGGCTGCTTTCATCGCCATCTTCGGTCTGGCCGGTAAAGCGGTCGGCGTGAAAATCGCGCTTCATCAGCTCGGTCTGCCAGGTCAGAGAAGGCCAGCCCCGGAAGCTGCCGGTCGGATTCCAGCGCCACCTCATATCCAGGCCATAAATCCAGGTATCGGCGTCATCTCCGGTCGCGTTTGGTCCATACAGACCCGAAAGGCCAAACGTCCCGGTAATGTCGTCGGTCAGATCGATCGAGTTGTTCCAGCGCGTCAGATACACAAAATCGCCAAAGCCTTTGAAGACATTCTTGCCACCCCGCGGCCGACCGCCAATCAGGGCGCCGACAAAGGCTGCCTCGGCGTGCATGTCTTCGTGGTCGTCTTCGTCCTCATGGCCGAGTTCGTCCTCGTGCATGTCTTCGTCTTCGTGGTCCTCTTCGTGACCATTGAGCGCCATGTCGTGGTCGTCCTCGTGCATGTCTTCGTCTTCGTGGCCGTCTTCATCCTCATGCCCGGCCTCCTCTTCGTGGGCATGGCCGCCGCCGGCATGGGTGTGCCGATCACCCCGGAAGCTCGTCATATTGATCCCGTTGGCGTTTTGCATGCCGAAGTGCAGCTCCGAGAACCACGGGGTCGGCGCAATCCATGAGGCCCGAAGGCCGGTCTGACGCATGCCGTCGCCGCCAAACAGTCGCGAGTTGATGACCGGCTGGTCCATCCAGTCCCACTGATGGGGATGCTGTGGGTTGATGAGGCCAAATTCGGTATAAAAGTGGCCGACTTCGAGTTGGAGATTGTAGGGCAGGGAGGTGGTCGTCAGAAAGGCTTCCTCCAACTCGACGATCGTTTCCCCCTCGACCGGGTCGATCGCGGTGGTCAAGATCATGTCGCCCCGAAAATACGGGTCCACCGCTCCTGCCAGGGAAATTTCGGCCTGACCCAGGGTGAAGCCGCGTCGGTTCGGATCGTGCGCCCCGCCCTGGATGGTCGACAGGGCGGCGTCTCTTTCGCTCGAACCACCGGCGTAGAACAAGACATCGGCCGCTACATCAATCAGACGCAACTGCGCCCCACCGCCCAAGGGTCGCGACCACAGACCCTCCGGTCGTGCCGCCGTGAGCAGCGGCTGGCGGCCTGCGGCCTGGCTCTCCTGGATGGCTCTGTCGAGCGGGGACTCCAGTTGGGCGGCAAAAGCCTCAGCCTGTCGCTTGCGGACCGCTTCGACCTGTTGCTGGACGCGTTCCTCGCTGGCGGTAGTGTCATCCTGCATCTTGAGCATCGTCTTTTGCAGCTGCTGTACGGTCTCCTGGAGGCTTTGAACCTGCTCCCTGAGGGCTTCTACCTCAGACGAATCATCGGCCCGCACACTTGCAGCGGCGAGCAAACTGCCTCCCAGAAGGGCGGCTCCACAAACGAGTTGGCACAATAGGCTGGTATACGTACTCCTCATCATGATCGTCCTGTTTCTGTCCTGTCTCTGCGACAGAGGTATGGGTGAGGCAACGCGTAGCCGCGGGCCGGTGGTGTCAGCACCTGGGTTTGTTTCTCGTCCCAGTAGAAGGTGCTGATACACACTGAGCCCAGCTTGGCACCTCACAAGTGTAAGCCGGTGGCGACATGCAGTCGCGGGACAGCCGCAACCGAAGCCTGCGCTCAGGCGAGCGTTTATGACGCAACAGGTGGGGCGCGTGGACTACCGGAGCGGTGATGAGCGGCCACAGCGTATTGCTCGGTCGTGTTGGAGAGACACACGCTGGTGGACAGATAGGCGGCAGCAGTCGGGAGGTGGGCGAGCAGGGCAGGGCTCTGCCCTCCGATCACACACAGCACACACTCCTGTTGGGCCAGACTGCCGACAGCCTGGCTGTGAATATGAGCGGCGGTGGCGGCAGACACACACAACAGGGCGAGCAGGCTCAGCAGTGCGAACCCTTTCTGCCATAATCTTGTGAACCGTTTCTGATGCATGGATACTGTTGCAACTCTATAGCAAGTATTGTTGGTGTCAAGAGGCTTGAAGCCAACAAGCGCCCTCTTGCGAGCGCTGGGCGAGGTGTGACACAACCGGCACACAAAAGAAAGGAGCGAGTGATGCCAGACTCACAGTTTGACCAAGCAAAAGCCGAGGCATTTTCCAAAAAGATGCTCGGTATCCTCAACGACGCCAGCGTGGCCCAGATGATGGTCATCGGCCACCAGGTCGGCCTCTTTGACACGCTGGCCGGCTTAGCCCCATCCACGAGTGAGCAGATCGCACAGGCAAGTAGCCTGAACGAGCGCTACGTGCGCGAGTGGCTCGGTGCCATGGTGACCGGCCGGATTGTGGACTATGACCCGGTAGACAAAACGTATCGGCTCCCGCCCGAGCACGCCGCCGCCATCACCCGGGCAGCCGGACCGAGAAACCTGGCGCTGATGATGCAAATGATCCCGATGGTGGCCAGGGTTCAGCAGGGCATCGTTGATAGTTTTCGTGCCGGGGG
This portion of the Desulfurellaceae bacterium genome encodes:
- a CDS encoding cation transporter: MMPHRAPPHRWLRIGLGLVIATMLYNIAEAVIALWAGSRAASIALIEFGLNSLIEISAGGILLWRLRLEMQGVTAERVARADRRVHQFVGASFIALAVYVLGQASWMLWRQAAPDASPIGIILACLSLTIMPLVSFGKLRAAAVVGSRALRAEAKETLACSYLSLTLLLGLGANAALDWWWADPVAALGMLPWLIKEGREGLFTPP
- a CDS encoding metal ABC transporter permease, which codes for MIENFFDSWSLFQHAYLSGWFIGLLLSLLGVLVVARDQIFIGAAVSQASMLGIAVGLWLGSAVSQDPHSWWHSDLFHSTMGGVFAVLAALLTTTGSRGSGRETHEAITGWVFLVSLSLSILLMAHSPIGTEEINRLSASTIIGARQTDVWIFAAMFLVTATLLFVYARQALLLILDPAMARAVGLRVDVWNRLLAVWLGLIVGFSIHVSGVVFSFASLVLPALVAKNVCRETRHLFVVAPAVSLLTGVLAFVLANHYDYPPGQMAAACLSGLVVGAWLFRWLRAR
- a CDS encoding ABC transporter ATP-binding protein, with product MESPEVVLHTHDLSLGYGPKTVFAGVNLTVRAGEFWCFLGKNGAGKTTLLRGLLGLLQAQAGRLQFHPELGCRERIGFVPQDCEVNPSLPMTAREFILLGLVGIRPTRHQQDERLAWALDKMGLADLADEDYWSLSGGQRRRVLVARALVRRPTILILDEPTANLDLAMEDTFVQTLAALHAEERNTILFVTHKMNIASRCATHIGLLTGGTLVSGPRDQVLTDQNLERVFGQVSGLTAPGAALDRWLLDRVYT
- a CDS encoding MerC domain-containing protein; the encoded protein is MSRTSTSDLVMADVNRSHLWIDQIGVGLSLACALHCLAAPLLLTALPVFGLSFLADDMTEMVLLSSALVLAVGSLCWGFRQHKSGRVLVLLAVAAALIASGRLFAGDRSESLLVVAGAVILAASHALNWHLCRSCLDCQHPEHQGIA
- a CDS encoding zinc ABC transporter substrate-binding protein, producing the protein MLTHMKYGFIVLSSALSLFFTTLAHGQALKVCATVPELGSLVQEIGGDQVEVTVFAKGTEDAHFVVPKPSFIKALSQCDAYVQTGFDLEVGWAPPLLLNSRNARVQTGGQGYIDTSVAVAPLEVPTVTVDRSMGDIHPLGNPHYLLSPMNGLRVAGLLRDRLSAIRPGSSQDFAQRYQDFRRRLGIALVGEALFNTYDFEKLAILAERGRLTQFLNSQNQASLLGGWLGLMQPYFGANVVADHNSWPYFTQFFGLNLVQFLEPRPGIPPTTSHLQRVIELMRAREIRVVLATVYYDPRYAEFVASNTGAAVVNMADKGAARPGTEQYLDMIDYNVTQLSAALGGTT